One window of the Vigna radiata var. radiata cultivar VC1973A chromosome 1, Vradiata_ver6, whole genome shotgun sequence genome contains the following:
- the LOC106767924 gene encoding uncharacterized protein LOC106767924, whose protein sequence is MEKEEEDRRREAAIASTPCLRPNFKPKGVTQHQLEKFRELHKRRLQVKSKSKFKLKSKDGANKKSHGDDLCSQDSVAQGSKIDPKESGYWNDCEGIDSRNEEAKDNMPMISAPNKRKLHWGLDTKNRWERKSNM, encoded by the exons atggaaaaggaagaagaggatcgtagaagagaagctgcaatcGCATCCACGCCCTGCCTCCGACCTAATTTCAAACCTAAAGGCGTTACGCAGCACCAGCTCGAAAAATTTCGT GAACTACACAAGAGGCGCTTGCAagtgaaatcaaaatcaaagttCAAACTAAAATCCAaag ACGGGGCTAACAAAAAGTCACATGGTGATGATTTATGTAGCCAAGATAGCGTAGCTCAAGGTTCAAAAATTGATCCCAAGGAATCCGGTTACTGGAATGATTGTGAAGGAATTGATTCTAGAAATGAAGAAGCAAAGGATAATATGCCTATGATTTCTGCGCCAAATAAGCGAAAATTGCATTGGGG gCTTGACACCAAGAACAGGTGGGAGAGGAAATCCAACATGTAG